From Anopheles darlingi chromosome 2, idAnoDarlMG_H_01, whole genome shotgun sequence, the proteins below share one genomic window:
- the LOC125949653 gene encoding uncharacterized protein LOC125949653 isoform X3, producing the protein MRKLLPKPRNMTHLQRHRLESVSDHSSGGGPSSSSSKSSSAGSDGSASEICEQQQQQQHQQQQQHQQQQQLLPHHGRPLPTGPSGGGVGGPYVAIPSPDASYTQEDEVGDELPEDDELEYTKHDLISLDSGIITDYERGQIESFFSGLGTEVYVSSSLANLYERVGKEDWRLVYTGIPVLLHDKGSTRSRCTPRVTFVLAERGSCFALWKDTIDNLSDYKVAAAAFHTMCLSADHRKVIGFSFDSNQAAREMWVRVEELTSNPENIALSAPGRKRKTQKRAKAIVLPPKSQISQPCQFNHVTSVTASDTQRYFSLQAFVTAPIKHRTP; encoded by the exons ATGAGAAAACTGCTACCGAAGCCACGGAAT ATGACGCACCTCCAGCGGCACCGGCTGGAGTCAGTGAGTGACCACAGCAGTGGAGGCGGACCGTCGAGTTCGTCGAGTAAATCGAGCTCGGCCGGCTCGGACGGTTCGGCCTCGGAGATCTGCGAG cagcagcagcagcagcagcatcagcagcagcaacaacatcagcagcagcagcagttgctacCACACCACGGTCGTCCACTACCGACCGGacccagtggtggtggtgttggtggtcccTATGTGGCCATCCCTTCACCGGACGCTAGCTACACGCAGGAGGACGAGGTAGGCGATGAGCTGCCAGAGGACGACGAGCTGGAGTACACCAAGCACGATCTGATCAGCCTGGACAGTGGCATCATCACGGACTACGAACGGGGTCAGATCGAGAGCTTCTTCAGTGGTCTCGGTACCGAG GTGTACGTGAGctcctcgctggccaatcTGTACGAGCGTGTCGGAAAGGAGGACTGGCGTCTGGTGTACACCGgcattccggtgctgctgcacgacaAAGGCAGCACCCGATCGCGTTGCACACCGCGCGTCACGTTCGTGCTGGCCGAGCGCGGTTCCTGCTTCGCCCTCTGGAAGGACACCATCGACAACCTGTCGGACTACaaggtggcggcggccgcctTCCACACCATGTGTCTGTCGGCAG ATCATCGGAAGGTGATTGGATTTAGCTTCGATTCGAACCAGGCCGCCCGGGAGATGTGGGTGCGGGTCGAGGAGCTGACCAGCAATCCGGAGAACATTGCACTGTCGGCCCCGGGCCGGAAGCGCAAGACGCAGAAGCGTGCCAAAGCGATCGTGCTGCCACCAAAGTCGCAGATCTCGCAACCGTGCCAGTTTAACCACGTCACCAGCGTCACCGCCAGCGATACGCAGCGCTACTTTAGCCTGCAGGCGTTCGTTACCGCCCCGATCAAGCACCGTACACCGTAG
- the LOC125949653 gene encoding uncharacterized protein LOC125949653 isoform X4: MRKLLPKPRNMTHLQRHRLESVSDHSSGGGPSSSSSKSSSAGSDGSASEICEQQQQQHQQQQQHQQQQQLLPHHGRPLPTGPSGGGVGGPYVAIPSPDASYTQEDEVGDELPEDDELEYTKHDLISLDSGIITDYERGQIESFFSGLGTEVYVSSSLANLYERVGKEDWRLVYTGIPVLLHDKGSTRSRCTPRVTFVLAERGSCFALWKDTIDNLSDYKVAAAAFHTMCLSADHRKVIGFSFDSNQAAREMWVRVEELTSNPENIALSAPGRKRKTQKRAKAIVLPPKSQISQPCQFNHVTSVTASDTQRYFSLQAFVTAPIKHRTP; the protein is encoded by the exons ATGAGAAAACTGCTACCGAAGCCACGGAAT ATGACGCACCTCCAGCGGCACCGGCTGGAGTCAGTGAGTGACCACAGCAGTGGAGGCGGACCGTCGAGTTCGTCGAGTAAATCGAGCTCGGCCGGCTCGGACGGTTCGGCCTCGGAGATCTGCGAG cagcagcagcagcagcatcagcagcagcaacaacatcagcagcagcagcagttgctacCACACCACGGTCGTCCACTACCGACCGGacccagtggtggtggtgttggtggtcccTATGTGGCCATCCCTTCACCGGACGCTAGCTACACGCAGGAGGACGAGGTAGGCGATGAGCTGCCAGAGGACGACGAGCTGGAGTACACCAAGCACGATCTGATCAGCCTGGACAGTGGCATCATCACGGACTACGAACGGGGTCAGATCGAGAGCTTCTTCAGTGGTCTCGGTACCGAG GTGTACGTGAGctcctcgctggccaatcTGTACGAGCGTGTCGGAAAGGAGGACTGGCGTCTGGTGTACACCGgcattccggtgctgctgcacgacaAAGGCAGCACCCGATCGCGTTGCACACCGCGCGTCACGTTCGTGCTGGCCGAGCGCGGTTCCTGCTTCGCCCTCTGGAAGGACACCATCGACAACCTGTCGGACTACaaggtggcggcggccgcctTCCACACCATGTGTCTGTCGGCAG ATCATCGGAAGGTGATTGGATTTAGCTTCGATTCGAACCAGGCCGCCCGGGAGATGTGGGTGCGGGTCGAGGAGCTGACCAGCAATCCGGAGAACATTGCACTGTCGGCCCCGGGCCGGAAGCGCAAGACGCAGAAGCGTGCCAAAGCGATCGTGCTGCCACCAAAGTCGCAGATCTCGCAACCGTGCCAGTTTAACCACGTCACCAGCGTCACCGCCAGCGATACGCAGCGCTACTTTAGCCTGCAGGCGTTCGTTACCGCCCCGATCAAGCACCGTACACCGTAG
- the LOC125949653 gene encoding uncharacterized protein LOC125949653 isoform X1, with the protein MRKLLPKPRNMTHLQRHRLESVSDHSSGGGPSSSSSKSSSAGSDGSASEICEVMQEWSLDGSDTQSHPLQLHHSHHHHATHHHQHHDHHHQHHQHHHHHQHHQHQHLRHLQHHATTHQRMNGATHEQLHLQQQQQQQHQQQQQHQQQQQLLPHHGRPLPTGPSGGGVGGPYVAIPSPDASYTQEDEVGDELPEDDELEYTKHDLISLDSGIITDYERGQIESFFSGLGTEVYVSSSLANLYERVGKEDWRLVYTGIPVLLHDKGSTRSRCTPRVTFVLAERGSCFALWKDTIDNLSDYKVAAAAFHTMCLSADHRKVIGFSFDSNQAAREMWVRVEELTSNPENIALSAPGRKRKTQKRAKAIVLPPKSQISQPCQFNHVTSVTASDTQRYFSLQAFVTAPIKHRTP; encoded by the exons ATGAGAAAACTGCTACCGAAGCCACGGAAT ATGACGCACCTCCAGCGGCACCGGCTGGAGTCAGTGAGTGACCACAGCAGTGGAGGCGGACCGTCGAGTTCGTCGAGTAAATCGAGCTCGGCCGGCTCGGACGGTTCGGCCTCGGAGATCTGCGAGGTAATGCAGGAATGGTCCCTGGACGGCAGTGACACCCAGTCACAcccgctgcagctgcaccattcacaccatcatcatgccacgcaccaccaccagcaccatgaccatcatcatcaacaccaccagcatcaccatcatcatcaacatcatcagcatcagcatcttcgCCATCTGCAACATCATGCCACCACCCATCAGCGTATGAACGGAGCGACTCATGAACAGCtccatcttcagcagcagcagcagcagcagcatcagcagcagcaacaacatcagcagcagcagcagttgctacCACACCACGGTCGTCCACTACCGACCGGacccagtggtggtggtgttggtggtcccTATGTGGCCATCCCTTCACCGGACGCTAGCTACACGCAGGAGGACGAGGTAGGCGATGAGCTGCCAGAGGACGACGAGCTGGAGTACACCAAGCACGATCTGATCAGCCTGGACAGTGGCATCATCACGGACTACGAACGGGGTCAGATCGAGAGCTTCTTCAGTGGTCTCGGTACCGAG GTGTACGTGAGctcctcgctggccaatcTGTACGAGCGTGTCGGAAAGGAGGACTGGCGTCTGGTGTACACCGgcattccggtgctgctgcacgacaAAGGCAGCACCCGATCGCGTTGCACACCGCGCGTCACGTTCGTGCTGGCCGAGCGCGGTTCCTGCTTCGCCCTCTGGAAGGACACCATCGACAACCTGTCGGACTACaaggtggcggcggccgcctTCCACACCATGTGTCTGTCGGCAG ATCATCGGAAGGTGATTGGATTTAGCTTCGATTCGAACCAGGCCGCCCGGGAGATGTGGGTGCGGGTCGAGGAGCTGACCAGCAATCCGGAGAACATTGCACTGTCGGCCCCGGGCCGGAAGCGCAAGACGCAGAAGCGTGCCAAAGCGATCGTGCTGCCACCAAAGTCGCAGATCTCGCAACCGTGCCAGTTTAACCACGTCACCAGCGTCACCGCCAGCGATACGCAGCGCTACTTTAGCCTGCAGGCGTTCGTTACCGCCCCGATCAAGCACCGTACACCGTAG
- the LOC125949653 gene encoding uncharacterized protein LOC125949653 isoform X2, giving the protein MTHLQRHRLESVSDHSSGGGPSSSSSKSSSAGSDGSASEICEVMQEWSLDGSDTQSHPLQLHHSHHHHATHHHQHHDHHHQHHQHHHHHQHHQHQHLRHLQHHATTHQRMNGATHEQLHLQQQQQQQHQQQQQHQQQQQLLPHHGRPLPTGPSGGGVGGPYVAIPSPDASYTQEDEVGDELPEDDELEYTKHDLISLDSGIITDYERGQIESFFSGLGTEVYVSSSLANLYERVGKEDWRLVYTGIPVLLHDKGSTRSRCTPRVTFVLAERGSCFALWKDTIDNLSDYKVAAAAFHTMCLSADHRKVIGFSFDSNQAAREMWVRVEELTSNPENIALSAPGRKRKTQKRAKAIVLPPKSQISQPCQFNHVTSVTASDTQRYFSLQAFVTAPIKHRTP; this is encoded by the exons ATGACGCACCTCCAGCGGCACCGGCTGGAGTCAGTGAGTGACCACAGCAGTGGAGGCGGACCGTCGAGTTCGTCGAGTAAATCGAGCTCGGCCGGCTCGGACGGTTCGGCCTCGGAGATCTGCGAGGTAATGCAGGAATGGTCCCTGGACGGCAGTGACACCCAGTCACAcccgctgcagctgcaccattcacaccatcatcatgccacgcaccaccaccagcaccatgaccatcatcatcaacaccaccagcatcaccatcatcatcaacatcatcagcatcagcatcttcgCCATCTGCAACATCATGCCACCACCCATCAGCGTATGAACGGAGCGACTCATGAACAGCtccatcttcagcagcagcagcagcagcagcatcagcagcagcaacaacatcagcagcagcagcagttgctacCACACCACGGTCGTCCACTACCGACCGGacccagtggtggtggtgttggtggtcccTATGTGGCCATCCCTTCACCGGACGCTAGCTACACGCAGGAGGACGAGGTAGGCGATGAGCTGCCAGAGGACGACGAGCTGGAGTACACCAAGCACGATCTGATCAGCCTGGACAGTGGCATCATCACGGACTACGAACGGGGTCAGATCGAGAGCTTCTTCAGTGGTCTCGGTACCGAG GTGTACGTGAGctcctcgctggccaatcTGTACGAGCGTGTCGGAAAGGAGGACTGGCGTCTGGTGTACACCGgcattccggtgctgctgcacgacaAAGGCAGCACCCGATCGCGTTGCACACCGCGCGTCACGTTCGTGCTGGCCGAGCGCGGTTCCTGCTTCGCCCTCTGGAAGGACACCATCGACAACCTGTCGGACTACaaggtggcggcggccgcctTCCACACCATGTGTCTGTCGGCAG ATCATCGGAAGGTGATTGGATTTAGCTTCGATTCGAACCAGGCCGCCCGGGAGATGTGGGTGCGGGTCGAGGAGCTGACCAGCAATCCGGAGAACATTGCACTGTCGGCCCCGGGCCGGAAGCGCAAGACGCAGAAGCGTGCCAAAGCGATCGTGCTGCCACCAAAGTCGCAGATCTCGCAACCGTGCCAGTTTAACCACGTCACCAGCGTCACCGCCAGCGATACGCAGCGCTACTTTAGCCTGCAGGCGTTCGTTACCGCCCCGATCAAGCACCGTACACCGTAG